From Enhydrobacter sp., the proteins below share one genomic window:
- a CDS encoding cysteine dioxygenase has translation MNTARLRRFIGDMTSLVGGAWQDKDEAAVVEVGRKLLGELVSHDDWLPEAAAKGPPHGYAQNLLWCDPFERFCVVSFVWAPGAVTPVHDHQMWGLVGMLRGSETSLRFVPDPATGALKPGGLAKLAPGDVEVLRPQEGDIHQVTNTLPDAPSISIHVYGGNIGAVRRHTFDAKTGEPKLFVSGYTNQLVPNIWDRSAEARATAS, from the coding sequence ATGAACACCGCCCGCCTGCGCCGCTTCATCGGGGACATGACCTCGTTGGTGGGAGGCGCGTGGCAGGACAAGGACGAGGCGGCGGTGGTCGAGGTCGGGCGCAAGCTGCTGGGCGAGCTGGTCAGTCATGACGACTGGCTGCCCGAGGCGGCGGCCAAGGGCCCGCCGCACGGCTATGCGCAGAACCTGCTGTGGTGCGATCCCTTCGAGCGCTTCTGCGTGGTCAGCTTCGTGTGGGCGCCGGGCGCGGTGACGCCGGTGCACGATCATCAGATGTGGGGCCTGGTCGGCATGCTGCGCGGCTCGGAGACGTCGCTGCGCTTCGTGCCCGATCCCGCGACCGGCGCGCTGAAGCCGGGCGGGCTCGCCAAGCTGGCGCCCGGCGACGTCGAGGTGCTGCGCCCGCAGGAGGGCGACATCCATCAGGTGACCAACACCCTGCCCGATGCACCGTCGATCAGCATCCACGTCTATGGCGGCAACATCGGCGCGGTGCGCCGGCATACCTTCGACGCGAAGACGGGCGAGCCCAAGCTCTTCGTCTCGGGCTACACCAACCAGCTCGTGCCGAACATCTGGGACCGTTCGGCCGAGGCGCGCGCTACCGCATCCTAG
- a CDS encoding gamma-glutamylcyclotransferase — protein MRELIFVFGTLKEGFPNFARNAGRRLPGVFTTVERLPLYLVGERHSAWLVDRPGDGETVRGEVYEVDEAALAAMDALERVGAPDGYRRRRLRVVPAGATGASLEVFAYLKDPGQLAGADLRLGPLGEYTLEHAALYRARMAP, from the coding sequence ATGCGAGAACTGATCTTCGTCTTCGGCACCCTGAAGGAAGGCTTTCCCAATTTCGCGAGGAACGCCGGCCGGCGACTGCCCGGCGTCTTCACCACCGTGGAGCGTCTGCCGCTCTATCTGGTGGGCGAGCGCCATTCGGCCTGGCTGGTCGACCGGCCGGGCGACGGCGAAACGGTGCGAGGCGAGGTCTACGAGGTCGACGAAGCCGCCCTCGCCGCCATGGACGCGCTCGAGCGGGTCGGCGCGCCCGACGGCTACCGGCGGCGCCGGCTGCGGGTCGTGCCGGCCGGCGCGACGGGCGCTTCGCTCGAGGTCTTCGCCTATCTCAAGGATCCGGGGCAACTCGCCGGCGCCGACCTGCGGCTGGGGCCGCTCGGCGAATACACGCTGGAACACGCCGCCCTCTATCGCGCTAGGATGGCGCCATGA
- a CDS encoding cupin domain-containing protein — protein sequence MTDWKHDGVRVIPAASLDANTAQTPGMNRAAAINFARVGAQKLWAGTVTIHAHARTGAHHHGHLESVIYVVKGRARMRWGDKLQFTAEAGPGDFIYVPPYVPHQEINASDTEPLECVLVRSDNEAIAINIDIEPVEKPETVYWVDPTHPHPHEH from the coding sequence ATGACCGACTGGAAACACGATGGCGTGCGCGTCATCCCCGCCGCCTCGCTCGACGCCAACACCGCCCAGACGCCCGGCATGAACCGCGCCGCGGCGATCAACTTCGCCCGCGTCGGCGCGCAGAAGCTGTGGGCCGGCACCGTGACCATCCACGCCCACGCCAGGACGGGCGCCCATCATCACGGCCACCTCGAGAGCGTGATCTACGTCGTGAAGGGTCGCGCCCGCATGCGCTGGGGCGACAAGCTGCAATTCACCGCCGAGGCCGGGCCGGGCGACTTCATCTACGTGCCGCCCTACGTGCCGCACCAGGAGATCAACGCTTCCGACACCGAGCCGCTGGAATGCGTGCTGGTGCGCTCCGACAACGAGGCGATCGCCATCAACATCGACATCGAGCCGGTCGAGAAGCCGGAGACGGTCTATTGGGTGGATCCGACCCACCCACACCCCCATGAACACTAG
- a CDS encoding PIN domain-containing protein: protein MTLLLDTHTVLWVAQDSPRLGRAARRACDAALAADEVAIPTIAYYELDRLLRRRRIGDTSIIRDWRARILALGVREIPLSADVALRATGLENLPGDPFDRLIVATALIEEATLLTADQGILDWPGRLSRRDAHR, encoded by the coding sequence ATGACCCTCCTGCTCGATACGCACACAGTTCTGTGGGTCGCACAGGACTCGCCAAGGCTCGGAAGGGCGGCAAGACGCGCGTGCGACGCCGCTCTGGCGGCTGACGAAGTCGCGATCCCGACGATCGCCTACTACGAGCTCGACCGGTTGTTGAGACGTCGCCGCATTGGCGATACCTCGATCATCCGGGACTGGCGTGCTCGCATTCTGGCACTCGGCGTTCGTGAAATTCCGCTGTCAGCCGATGTTGCGCTGCGGGCTACGGGCCTCGAAAATCTGCCCGGCGATCCTTTCGACCGTCTTATCGTGGCCACTGCTCTGATCGAGGAAGCGACATTGCTCACAGCGGATCAGGGCATTCTCGATTGGCCCGGAAGACTGTCGCGTCGGGATGCGCATCGCTAA
- a CDS encoding lytic transglycosylase domain-containing protein produces the protein MNLIVSVVLLGMATAAVAPALAQTATKPPPKPAAASKTVAAKTPAVRQAVRPPVRPAVRRPVWVPPAPVIELDEVQVPAGLPTVLDGDDRERYRRIFQAQAAGRWAEANAEIARVGDKVLMGYVGAQRFLGRNYTARYDELAEWLQEYNDHPDAPAIYRLAVARRTRGAGELTPASFVGFAQLSPTFAAARTVTGADAQRAAELRARLQQMADDGGFNAAFVLLDRQSTIDTLGPQEVELWRGRIRTRALEADSQRGLQVPIEAALPPDANWTAALSAFVAGRPGEAARRFEAVADAPPDRATSWTLSAGAFWAARANLLAGNPQRFAPYLKRAALHGRTFHGLIAQRALGMRIEPSWDLPPLDRRRAALLGEDRVGRRALALLQLGAATAAERELFARSIDAEPQYIEAVLSLAEKAALPALSMRIANAAWDQRHNIKGYDGAMYPVPPWQPLQGFSVDRALVYGFMRQESAFNPKARSRVGAMGLMQLMPATARIVTNRWAPETGGGNPYDPAVNMSLGQAYIVSLLGDVDNNLVRTAAGYNGGPGNVNRWDNSLNASADPLLYIASIPLHETRDFVQRVLANYWMYQIRFGQPTPSLDQIAAHDWPRYAPQDGRR, from the coding sequence ATGAACCTCATCGTTTCTGTCGTCCTGTTGGGGATGGCGACAGCGGCGGTGGCTCCCGCGCTGGCGCAGACCGCGACCAAACCCCCGCCCAAGCCCGCCGCCGCCTCCAAGACGGTGGCGGCCAAGACGCCGGCCGTCCGCCAAGCGGTGCGACCGCCAGTGCGCCCCGCGGTGCGCCGGCCGGTGTGGGTTCCGCCGGCGCCCGTCATCGAGCTCGACGAAGTCCAGGTGCCGGCCGGCCTGCCGACGGTGCTCGACGGCGACGATCGCGAGCGCTACCGCCGCATCTTCCAGGCCCAGGCTGCCGGCCGCTGGGCCGAGGCCAACGCCGAGATCGCGCGCGTCGGCGACAAGGTGCTGATGGGCTATGTCGGCGCCCAGCGCTTCCTCGGCCGCAACTACACGGCGCGCTACGACGAGCTCGCCGAGTGGCTGCAGGAGTACAACGACCATCCCGATGCACCGGCGATCTACCGCCTGGCGGTGGCGCGGCGCACGCGCGGCGCGGGCGAGCTGACGCCGGCGAGCTTCGTCGGCTTCGCCCAGCTGTCGCCGACCTTCGCCGCGGCGCGCACCGTGACCGGCGCCGATGCCCAGCGCGCCGCCGAACTGCGTGCCCGCCTGCAGCAGATGGCCGACGACGGCGGCTTCAACGCCGCCTTCGTGCTGCTCGACCGCCAGTCGACCATCGACACGCTCGGCCCGCAGGAGGTCGAGCTGTGGCGCGGCCGCATCCGCACGCGCGCGCTCGAGGCCGATTCGCAGCGCGGCCTGCAGGTGCCGATCGAGGCGGCGCTGCCGCCCGACGCCAACTGGACGGCCGCACTGTCGGCTTTCGTCGCCGGCCGTCCGGGCGAAGCGGCGCGCCGTTTCGAGGCGGTGGCCGACGCGCCGCCCGACCGCGCCACGTCGTGGACACTGTCGGCCGGCGCCTTCTGGGCGGCGCGTGCCAACCTGCTGGCCGGCAACCCGCAGCGGTTCGCACCCTATCTCAAGCGCGCGGCGCTGCACGGCCGCACCTTCCACGGCCTGATCGCCCAGCGTGCGCTCGGCATGCGCATCGAGCCGAGCTGGGATCTGCCGCCGCTCGATCGCCGGCGCGCCGCCCTGCTCGGCGAGGATCGCGTCGGTCGGCGCGCGCTCGCCCTGCTGCAGCTCGGCGCGGCGACTGCCGCCGAGCGCGAGCTGTTCGCGCGCTCGATCGACGCCGAACCGCAGTACATCGAGGCGGTGCTCTCCCTCGCCGAGAAGGCGGCCCTGCCCGCCCTGTCGATGCGCATCGCCAATGCCGCCTGGGACCAGCGCCACAACATCAAGGGCTACGACGGTGCCATGTATCCCGTCCCGCCGTGGCAGCCGTTGCAGGGCTTCAGCGTCGACCGCGCGCTGGTCTACGGCTTCATGCGCCAGGAATCGGCGTTCAATCCCAAGGCGCGCTCGCGGGTCGGCGCCATGGGGCTGATGCAGCTCATGCCGGCGACCGCGCGAATCGTCACCAACAGGTGGGCGCCCGAGACCGGCGGCGGCAATCCCTACGATCCGGCGGTCAACATGTCGCTCGGACAGGCCTACATCGTCTCGCTGCTGGGCGACGTCGACAACAACCTGGTGCGCACGGCGGCCGGCTACAACGGCGGTCCCGGCAACGTCAACCGCTGGGACAATTCGCTGAACGCCTCCGCCGATCCGCTGCTCTACATCGCCTCGATCCCGCTCCACGAGACGCGCGACTTCGTGCAACGCGTGCTGGCCAATTACTGGATGTACCAGATCCGCTTCGGCCAGCCGACGCCGTCACTCGACCAGATCGCGGCGCACGACTGGCCGCGCTACGCCCCGCAGGACGGAAGGCGTTGA
- a CDS encoding type II toxin-antitoxin system prevent-host-death family antitoxin, which produces MDRKINAAAFKARCLKLIDEVAETGEPITVTKRGKAKVQIVAVREKPKTLIGFAKGMFEIVDDVVGPIIDPKEWDEDREWRNYLKGFNDPPARYAHSSVGRTGLAKARKGGKTRVRRRSGG; this is translated from the coding sequence ATGGACAGGAAGATCAACGCCGCCGCCTTCAAGGCGCGCTGCCTGAAACTGATCGACGAGGTCGCGGAGACCGGCGAGCCCATCACGGTCACCAAGCGCGGCAAGGCGAAGGTGCAGATCGTCGCCGTGCGCGAGAAGCCGAAGACGTTGATCGGCTTTGCCAAGGGTATGTTCGAGATCGTCGATGATGTCGTCGGGCCGATCATCGATCCCAAGGAATGGGATGAGGATCGCGAATGGCGGAACTACCTGAAGGGATTCAATGACCCTCCTGCTCGATACGCACACAGTTCTGTGGGTCGCACAGGACTCGCCAAGGCTCGGAAGGGCGGCAAGACGCGCGTGCGACGCCGCTCTGGCGGCTGA